One segment of Geminocystis sp. NIES-3708 DNA contains the following:
- a CDS encoding HNH endonuclease, translated as MSITYIPVALRRLVEERAKYRCEYCLLSANLSFFSHEIDHIIAEKHGGKTEANNLAYTCWRCNQYKGTDLGSFDPQTGDFCFLFNPRIQEWDKHFEVNNFQMLGLTAIGRTTVKLLQLNNDERIAERERLSQI; from the coding sequence ATGAGTATCACCTATATTCCTGTCGCATTGCGTCGTTTGGTAGAAGAAAGGGCAAAATATCGGTGTGAATATTGTTTACTTTCTGCTAATTTATCTTTCTTTTCCCATGAAATTGACCACATTATTGCAGAAAAACATGGAGGTAAAACAGAAGCCAATAATTTAGCTTATACTTGTTGGCGTTGTAACCAATATAAGGGAACAGATTTAGGCTCATTTGATCCACAAACAGGGGATTTTTGTTTTCTTTTTAATCCTCGTATTCAAGAATGGGATAAACATTTTGAAGTTAATAATTTCCAGATGTTAGGATTGACAGCGATCGGACGAACAACGGTAAAATTACTTCAATTGAATAATGATGAACGCATAGCAGAAAGAGAAAGATTATCACAAATTTAG
- a CDS encoding TRAFAC clade GTPase domain-containing protein, with protein sequence MRIVEIGHTGVGKTTYMATLYGILQKGIESFGLKAQNSNDHERLMELAQNISQGIYPSATDQRREYNFYLQYDNKNIFPFTWADYRGGAIRETQDSEQTRLLVSDLRQADGIMMFCDGHALASGDIRSNQIGRMTALINKTLPYINRPISLAIILTKADLVTQFTESMLESFRGLLTAIEASPSISGCILPITCGIESHNVEKPLLFALQVAVNLQLKYLEKEIAEHEKMARYYQDKSYSFRGFLHDIWKTIIEEPTYSDISNAKYQEAYKKRQEYKPIISPVRALNKHIEEHDYLWICQKK encoded by the coding sequence ATGCGTATCGTTGAAATTGGGCATACAGGGGTAGGAAAAACAACTTATATGGCTACTTTGTATGGAATACTGCAAAAGGGAATAGAAAGTTTTGGTTTAAAAGCACAAAATTCTAATGATCATGAAAGACTTATGGAGTTAGCCCAAAATATTTCACAAGGAATATATCCTTCAGCAACAGATCAACGCAGAGAATATAACTTTTATTTACAATATGACAATAAAAATATATTTCCTTTTACATGGGCTGATTATCGAGGGGGGGCAATACGGGAAACTCAAGATAGTGAACAGACAAGACTTTTAGTAAGTGATTTACGTCAAGCTGATGGTATTATGATGTTTTGTGATGGTCATGCTTTAGCAAGTGGAGATATTCGTAGTAATCAAATAGGTAGAATGACGGCTTTGATTAATAAAACTTTACCTTATATTAACCGTCCTATTTCACTGGCGATAATTCTCACTAAAGCAGATTTAGTTACTCAATTCACTGAATCAATGTTAGAAAGTTTTCGAGGTTTATTAACAGCGATTGAGGCAAGTCCTTCCATATCAGGTTGTATTTTGCCTATTACTTGTGGTATTGAATCTCATAATGTTGAAAAACCATTACTATTTGCTTTGCAAGTAGCAGTTAACTTACAGTTAAAATATCTAGAAAAAGAAATTGCTGAACATGAAAAAATGGCAAGATATTATCAAGATAAAAGTTATTCTTTTCGTGGATTTTTACATGATATATGGAAAACAATAATCGAAGAGCCTACTTATTCAGATATATCAAATGCAAAATATCAAGAGGCTTATAAAAAAAGACAAGAATACAAACCTATAATTTCACCAGTAAGGGCATTAAATAAACATATCGAAGAACATGATTATTTGTGGATTTGTCAAAAAAAATAA
- a CDS encoding DUF3883 domain-containing protein codes for MAIAMEYVMNYERERGWIPTDVSQLRDGCGFDILSVEDREDDSNNVLVRRIEVKGRADFNQDICLTNNEWRRAQQLGDSYWLYVVWGCKTNAPQLITIQNPVVALAGNVKEVKQVTRYIIGGSTLAQYHSG; via the coding sequence TTGGCGATCGCCATGGAATATGTGATGAACTATGAAAGGGAAAGGGGTTGGATTCCCACTGATGTTAGTCAACTTCGGGATGGTTGCGGTTTTGATATTCTTAGCGTTGAAGATAGAGAAGATGATAGTAACAATGTTCTAGTAAGAAGGATTGAGGTAAAAGGCAGAGCAGATTTTAACCAAGATATTTGCTTAACTAACAATGAATGGCGACGGGCGCAACAATTAGGGGATAGTTACTGGTTATATGTGGTATGGGGTTGTAAAACTAATGCACCGCAACTAATAACTATTCAAAATCCTGTGGTAGCTTTAGCTGGTAATGTTAAGGAGGTTAAACAAGTAACTCGTTATATCATTGGTGGTTCAACTTTAGCTCAGTATCATTCTGGTTAG
- a CDS encoding deoxyguanosinetriphosphate triphosphohydrolase: MNWHQLLNPKRLGKDEPEDFDFTRTPFQKDYDKLIFSSAFRRLKDKTQVFSLVKNDYVRTRLIHSLEVSCVGRSLSRFVGKEIIKRSKLKNFICEDFGDIVAAACIAHDIGNPPFGHSGEDAIRNAFRCLTNQTNFIQDLTKEQKNDFDWFEGNAQGFRILTYIEEASIKGGMQLTYPTLAAFTKYPRESLIPNNIIKDYTGRSILKYGFFQSEKSLFTEIAKVLGLIKRSSEVAWWARHPLTFLVEAADDICYSIVDIEDAYRMGYIPFQEVKDLLNQIAQIDLKKYSNCSEEEQVKYLRSKAINRLIMATAEIFLDHEQELLSGTFDKALLSQTSYAVHLKIIEQKTAQLVFFHPDVVRIQVAGYEVLGTLFTKFVNAIFSNSRKDKLLLLMLPQKYRAVSSENSYQKISKIIDYISGMTDSYATSLFQQIQGISLE; the protein is encoded by the coding sequence ATGAATTGGCATCAACTACTAAATCCTAAAAGATTGGGAAAAGATGAACCAGAAGATTTCGATTTTACACGCACTCCCTTTCAAAAAGATTATGATAAATTAATATTTTCTTCTGCTTTTCGTCGGCTAAAGGATAAAACACAAGTATTTTCTCTTGTAAAAAACGATTATGTTCGTACTCGTCTTATTCATAGTTTAGAAGTTTCCTGTGTAGGTCGTTCTTTAAGTAGATTTGTAGGCAAAGAAATCATTAAAAGATCTAAACTTAAAAATTTTATTTGCGAAGATTTTGGAGATATTGTGGCAGCCGCTTGTATTGCACATGATATTGGTAATCCTCCTTTTGGACATTCTGGAGAAGATGCAATCCGAAACGCATTTCGTTGTTTGACTAATCAAACTAATTTTATACAAGATTTAACTAAAGAACAAAAAAATGATTTTGATTGGTTTGAAGGAAATGCTCAAGGGTTTCGTATTCTAACTTACATAGAAGAAGCATCTATAAAAGGTGGAATGCAACTTACTTATCCCACTTTAGCCGCTTTCACTAAATACCCTAGAGAGTCTCTTATTCCAAACAATATAATCAAGGATTACACTGGGAGAAGTATATTAAAATACGGATTTTTTCAGTCAGAAAAATCATTATTTACTGAGATAGCAAAGGTACTAGGTTTAATTAAACGTTCTTCTGAAGTAGCTTGGTGGGCAAGACATCCCCTTACTTTTTTAGTTGAAGCAGCAGATGATATTTGTTATTCTATTGTTGATATAGAAGACGCATATCGTATGGGTTATATACCTTTTCAAGAAGTAAAAGATTTACTTAATCAAATTGCTCAAATAGACTTGAAAAAATATAGTAATTGTAGTGAAGAAGAACAAGTTAAATATTTAAGATCAAAAGCGATTAACCGACTGATTATGGCAACAGCAGAAATTTTTTTAGATCATGAACAAGAACTTCTAAGTGGTACTTTTGATAAAGCGCTATTATCCCAAACTTCTTATGCTGTTCATCTAAAAATAATTGAACAAAAAACTGCGCAATTAGTTTTCTTTCATCCAGATGTAGTTCGTATTCAAGTGGCAGGTTATGAAGTATTAGGAACGTTATTTACTAAGTTTGTTAATGCTATTTTTTCTAACAGTCGCAAAGACAAGTTACTGCTTTTAATGCTACCACAAAAATACCGTGCAGTTTCTTCTGAAAATTCATACCAGAAAATTTCAAAGATCATAGACTACATTTCTGGTATGACAGATTCTTATGCAACAAGTCTTTTTCAACAAATTCAAGGTATTTCTCTCGAATAG
- a CDS encoding anti-phage dCTP deaminase, with product MSNGSQGIHTIYQERSKFVVIGLTGRAGSGCSTVANILTQDFNQVKLPEPFRSNFPKNSERKYTIVYDYISQHWQKFYKISVADIITLFILDESVEKLTDFIHTNSIETKDDNKDNENDKKELFKQKINSDYDKYKEERNECKEILKKDEQDITKEEFEKCDNFYFKTLGDFTCSIKKTITEVYPDVREDKIYQLIGNNIRFFDKAFVTNTDNGSYHNIYKIAEKINTFIKLIRRIIKKKNNHQQNAMIVIDAIKNPFEAFFFQDRYSAFYLMSINTGDDTRIKRLQEQKNLNKEQIKNIEESSEFKKLSKFITEDIQKCIEISDIHLNNPQQGNEDRSLLKKQLAQYLALIIHPGLITPSPTERCMQIAYGAKLNSGCISRQVGAVITDQNYSIKAVGWNDTPAGQVPCLLRSATSLFRYDDREAFSDYENNDQKFQDTMKETYFNSNSNSDELKGRNLSFCFKDVKNSIEREKNQVHTRSLHAEENAFLQISKYGGIGIEGGILFTTASPWELCAKKAYQLGIQKIIYIDPYPGIAEPHILKNGQKKPEMELFHGAIGRAYHQLYQPILPYKDELAMLIKIKYKNYKSQKELEEELEQKTKKNRELEKELQELRSQNDQLKKQIE from the coding sequence ATGTCTAACGGCTCGCAGGGAATACACACAATTTATCAAGAACGTAGCAAATTCGTCGTTATTGGTCTTACGGGTAGAGCTGGTTCAGGTTGTTCTACTGTAGCTAATATCTTAACTCAAGACTTTAATCAAGTAAAATTACCTGAGCCATTTAGATCTAATTTTCCTAAGAATAGTGAGCGTAAATACACAATAGTCTATGATTATATCTCTCAACATTGGCAGAAATTTTATAAAATTTCTGTGGCAGATATAATCACTTTATTTATCTTAGATGAAAGTGTGGAAAAATTAACTGATTTTATACATACTAATTCTATAGAAACTAAAGATGATAATAAAGATAATGAAAATGATAAAAAAGAACTATTTAAACAGAAAATAAATAGTGATTATGATAAATATAAAGAAGAAAGAAATGAATGCAAAGAAATTTTGAAAAAGGATGAACAAGATATAACAAAAGAAGAATTTGAAAAATGTGATAATTTTTACTTTAAAACATTAGGTGATTTTACTTGCTCTATTAAAAAAACTATCACTGAAGTTTATCCCGATGTAAGAGAGGATAAAATCTATCAATTAATAGGCAATAATATTCGATTTTTTGATAAAGCATTTGTAACAAATACTGATAATGGTAGTTATCATAATATCTATAAAATAGCAGAAAAAATCAATACATTTATCAAATTAATTAGAAGGATAATTAAAAAGAAAAATAATCACCAGCAAAATGCAATGATTGTTATTGATGCTATAAAAAATCCATTTGAAGCATTTTTTTTTCAAGATAGATATTCTGCTTTTTATTTAATGTCTATTAATACTGGAGATGATACTCGGATAAAAAGATTACAGGAACAAAAAAACTTAAATAAAGAACAAATAAAAAATATAGAAGAATCTTCAGAATTCAAAAAATTATCAAAATTTATTACCGAGGATATTCAAAAATGTATAGAAATATCAGATATACATCTAAATAATCCACAACAAGGTAATGAAGACAGATCATTACTGAAAAAGCAGTTAGCCCAATATTTAGCACTAATTATACACCCTGGGTTAATAACGCCAAGCCCTACAGAAAGATGTATGCAAATTGCCTATGGAGCAAAACTAAACTCTGGATGTATTTCTAGGCAAGTAGGAGCTGTGATAACAGATCAAAATTATTCTATCAAAGCGGTTGGTTGGAATGATACTCCCGCAGGACAAGTTCCTTGTTTATTGCGTAGTGCAACTTCCTTGTTTAGATATGACGATAGAGAAGCATTTAGTGATTACGAAAACAATGACCAAAAATTTCAAGATACAATGAAAGAAACATATTTTAATAGTAATTCAAATTCAGATGAACTAAAAGGCAGAAATCTATCATTTTGTTTTAAGGATGTTAAAAATAGTATAGAGAGGGAAAAAAATCAAGTTCATACTAGATCGTTACACGCCGAGGAAAATGCTTTTTTACAAATCAGTAAATACGGTGGTATTGGAATTGAAGGCGGAATATTGTTTACAACGGCTAGTCCTTGGGAATTGTGTGCAAAAAAAGCCTATCAACTTGGTATTCAAAAAATAATATACATTGATCCTTATCCTGGTATTGCTGAGCCTCATATTCTCAAAAATGGACAAAAAAAACCAGAAATGGAATTATTTCATGGAGCAATAGGAAGAGCTTATCATCAACTATATCAACCAATTCTCCCTTATAAAGATGAATTAGCTATGTTAATTAAAATTAAATATAAAAATTATAAATCTCAGAAAGAGTTAGAAGAAGAATTAGAGCAAAAGACTAAAAAAAATCGTGAATTAGAAAAAGAACTTCAAGAATTGAGAAGTCAAAATGATCAATTAAAGAAACAAATTGAATAG
- a CDS encoding type II toxin-antitoxin system HigB family toxin, which translates to MHLISTGKLKQATLKYPDVEKIIKAFCKTIKQAEWRNLLDVQKIYRDAESVGNFTVFNIKGNKYRLILDIDYQEQIAYFKYFLTHAEYDKEDWKNDPYFK; encoded by the coding sequence ATGCACTTAATTTCCACTGGAAAACTCAAACAAGCGACATTAAAATATCCAGATGTCGAAAAAATAATTAAGGCTTTTTGTAAAACTATAAAACAAGCAGAATGGAGAAATTTATTAGACGTACAAAAAATATATCGAGATGCTGAATCAGTTGGTAATTTTACAGTTTTTAATATCAAAGGGAATAAATATCGTCTGATTTTGGATATTGATTATCAAGAACAAATAGCTTATTTTAAATACTTTTTAACCCATGCAGAATATGACAAGGAGGATTGGAAAAATGACCCTTACTTTAAATAA
- a CDS encoding 4Fe-4S single cluster domain-containing protein, which produces MNTKQIRIFRYQSPVKVLGFFSRAVIWVQGCKFACPNCIVPESWDLEEGGESISLQFLADWILTQKGIEGVTFSGGEPMLQAEELSNLIDIIKLKKDLGVVCYTGYTLENLVRYGSQYQKLFLSKIDLLIDGLYKEELHSDLRWRGSKNQRLLPLTNRYKKLVQEILKQDDSGCGLEFFVDNNGILSFNGVPNQPNFREMFEQKMLEKGIKLPSD; this is translated from the coding sequence ATGAATACGAAACAAATAAGGATTTTTCGCTATCAATCTCCTGTAAAGGTTTTAGGTTTTTTTTCTCGTGCCGTAATTTGGGTACAAGGATGTAAATTTGCTTGTCCTAATTGTATTGTGCCAGAATCATGGGATTTAGAAGAAGGAGGGGAATCAATTTCTCTTCAATTTTTAGCGGATTGGATTTTAACTCAAAAAGGGATAGAAGGAGTTACTTTTTCAGGAGGAGAACCCATGTTACAAGCAGAAGAATTAAGTAATTTAATAGATATAATTAAGTTAAAAAAAGATTTAGGAGTTGTTTGTTACACTGGTTATACTTTAGAAAATTTAGTTCGTTATGGTTCTCAATATCAGAAGTTATTTTTAAGTAAAATAGATTTATTAATTGATGGTTTATATAAAGAAGAATTACACAGTGATTTGCGTTGGCGAGGCTCAAAAAATCAAAGATTATTACCTTTAACTAATCGTTATAAAAAGTTAGTTCAAGAAATATTAAAACAGGATGATTCTGGTTGTGGGTTAGAATTTTTTGTGGATAATAATGGTATTTTAAGTTTTAATGGTGTTCCTAATCAACCTAATTTTAGAGAGATGTTTGAACAAAAAATGTTAGAAAAAGGAATAAAATTGCCAAGTGATTAA
- a CDS encoding type II toxin-antitoxin system HigA family antitoxin: protein MTLTLNKANYLQLLTDSKIIPKLIDNETEYQEYLAVAEKLIAKRQNRTLEESVLLKLLVKLIEDYEEKTYEIDDWANVSPLEILEHFIESKGLSTEELVKIMGSEKIVNDIRKGKENINKIQAQILGNYFQISPNLFLNI from the coding sequence ATGACCCTTACTTTAAATAAAGCTAATTATTTACAACTATTAACAGATAGTAAAATCATTCCTAAACTTATCGATAATGAAACAGAGTATCAAGAATATTTAGCCGTTGCTGAAAAACTAATTGCGAAAAGACAAAATAGAACTTTAGAAGAATCAGTGTTATTAAAATTGCTAGTAAAATTAATTGAAGATTATGAAGAAAAAACCTATGAAATTGATGATTGGGCTAATGTGTCTCCCTTAGAAATTTTAGAACATTTTATAGAATCAAAGGGGTTATCAACGGAAGAATTAGTTAAGATAATGGGTTCAGAAAAAATAGTTAATGATATTAGAAAAGGAAAGGAAAATATTAACAAAATTCAGGCTCAAATCTTGGGTAATTATTTTCAAATATCTCCTAATTTATTTTTAAATATTTAG
- a CDS encoding BrnT family toxin: protein MNFEWDINKNISNQQKHGITFEEAQSIFDDLSAIIFEDDRFAYGESRFIIIGQIYLETLNKYILGIVVYTERADKIRIISARKASKQERKLYE, encoded by the coding sequence ATGAATTTTGAATGGGATATAAATAAAAATATTAGTAATCAACAAAAACATGGGATTACTTTTGAAGAAGCACAGTCAATTTTTGATGATTTATCCGCTATTATTTTTGAAGACGATCGATTTGCTTATGGTGAATCTCGATTTATCATCATAGGTCAAATATATTTAGAAACTCTCAATAAGTATATTTTAGGTATTGTAGTTTATACTGAAAGAGCAGACAAAATTCGGATTATTTCAGCGAGAAAAGCCTCTAAACAGGAAAGAAAACTATATGAATAA
- a CDS encoding TRAFAC clade GTPase domain-containing protein, producing MSFKIMKIVMLGHSGVGKTTYMASLYGVLQQSVQGFRLKTTANEDHKRLVELAENIRQANYPLGTDQRKDYDFDLRYQGDNVLTFSWSDYRGRALTETQDSEQAKLLLQDLKEADGIMIFCDSFLLNQGKVRNSQIGRMISLINHSLKELEHPLSISILLTKFDLLENITNQLIKPFEGLITTINCSNNILGAFIPVGCGVKQINIPIPLLFILNTAVSNRYHVAQKSLVKSKSEAEEFAKNSQGLGGNINWIVSKITGEESNHEKAINAKAKAELHKKEWELIKATCESLEKYIKKIPLIKNNMTIDKYTEEILAIKSGIISQRIENLDPFAIFD from the coding sequence ATGAGTTTTAAAATTATGAAAATTGTCATGTTAGGACATAGTGGAGTCGGTAAAACAACTTATATGGCATCGCTCTATGGAGTTTTACAGCAAAGTGTACAAGGTTTTAGATTAAAAACTACAGCCAATGAAGATCATAAAAGATTGGTCGAACTAGCGGAAAATATTCGTCAAGCAAATTATCCTTTAGGAACAGATCAGCGAAAAGATTATGATTTTGATCTCCGTTATCAAGGAGATAATGTTTTGACATTTTCATGGTCAGATTATCGTGGACGGGCTTTAACGGAAACTCAAGATAGTGAACAAGCTAAATTACTACTACAAGATTTGAAAGAAGCTGATGGAATAATGATATTCTGTGATTCTTTTCTTTTAAATCAAGGAAAAGTACGAAATAGTCAAATAGGTAGAATGATTAGTCTTATTAATCATAGTCTGAAAGAATTAGAACATCCTTTATCTATTTCAATTCTTCTAACTAAATTTGATTTACTTGAAAATATTACCAATCAATTAATAAAACCATTTGAAGGCTTAATTACTACTATTAATTGTAGTAACAATATTTTAGGAGCTTTTATTCCTGTTGGATGTGGGGTTAAGCAAATAAACATTCCCATTCCACTTTTATTTATACTTAATACTGCCGTTTCTAATCGTTATCATGTTGCTCAAAAATCATTGGTAAAATCTAAATCAGAAGCTGAAGAATTTGCTAAAAATAGTCAAGGATTAGGAGGAAATATTAATTGGATTGTTAGCAAAATTACTGGAGAAGAAAGTAATCATGAAAAAGCTATTAACGCTAAAGCAAAAGCTGAATTACACAAAAAAGAATGGGAACTTATTAAAGCTACCTGTGAATCTCTTGAAAAATACATAAAAAAAATTCCTTTGATAAAAAATAACATGACTATAGATAAATACACAGAGGAAATCTTAGCTATAAAGAGTGGTATAATTTCACAGAGAATAGAAAACTTAGATCCTTTTGCAATTTTTGATTAA
- a CDS encoding 3'-5' exonuclease — translation MRNLAIFSQLLAKFEYLNNINVFTPKYLDSYLQKLFNQFFRFLKDGSIDEYEDEAEYAPSGCVSFLTIHQSKGLEFPVVIVDSLEAVPYRQDTELGVILEDNYYHHPPFEPLTEIKFFDFYRLFYTAFSRSQNLLVLTCLERQGRGKTPSKYFTDYFNDLPNWRSPWNM, via the coding sequence ATGCGTAATTTAGCTATTTTCTCTCAGTTATTAGCTAAGTTTGAATATCTCAATAATATTAATGTTTTTACTCCTAAATATTTAGATAGTTATTTACAAAAATTATTTAATCAATTTTTCCGTTTTTTAAAAGATGGCAGTATTGATGAATATGAAGATGAGGCTGAATATGCCCCTAGTGGTTGTGTTTCTTTTTTGACTATTCACCAATCAAAAGGCTTAGAATTTCCTGTGGTAATAGTTGATTCATTAGAAGCTGTACCCTATCGTCAAGATACAGAATTAGGAGTAATTTTAGAGGATAATTATTATCATCATCCACCTTTTGAACCTCTAACAGAAATTAAGTTTTTTGATTTTTATCGTCTCTTTTATACGGCTTTTTCTCGTAGTCAAAATTTATTAGTTTTAACTTGTCTTGAAAGGCAAGGTAGGGGGAAAACTCCTTCTAAATATTTTACCGATTATTTTAATGATCTTCCTAATTGGCGATCGCCATGGAATATGTGA